The following proteins are co-located in the Abditibacteriaceae bacterium genome:
- a CDS encoding BRCT domain-containing protein: MQITQSYARPSSAQMQGNNLAFEMTAEASRPGVQLSAVVRDSPAYARAMLALHRVVSSDLRFTAKDNSAYQEWVQARYLEMIEDVHAARLHALPEQRRELEALRGTIGPLQKRAQELYKQLPENELWNAKRKYWKYLWEHNKALWMLLDPVVSVHPDAVLFEVFSLDESSYGRVVVPMEKLDSFGETQFGTTNVDFSQRLADELKRVRSYRPAMLDVGAAGVSVATTAGAQYEKKIDLPPSWVRGFLQVQSAAGMPGEKVTLSASTVAEVLAVLHERREKNGPRSIRFRLAPNEFPVLVLDPWDIEIPERAFRWTGESAQEIRIWGRRRLFTFEEMLPFADRVEVKLLGSGMPSYWTVAEKDGGHRFELGLSGWTENDWSSAARFDLLASLRSVSSGDVELAASQLESALRLSPDELAARSDLGREAAGAALQQLCREGRALFDIVGSFYRWRQLLPFPVPASEEDGKLKSARAWIESGDVKAKELRDDVPEFLQRFADKGLRLFEAKVKTPGGSFEPTVGIDLDGRAAFAQCTCGYFRTNKLKKGPCGHILAASVVASQIMARGTQNVERFKDQTWVFTGALTLFTREVAEATIENGGGKAAGSVSKNTTFLVAGERAGSKLAKAQSLGVPVLSESEFMQVLDGTDPNSIIKQRA; this comes from the coding sequence ATGCAAATCACACAAAGCTACGCGCGGCCTTCGAGCGCACAAATGCAAGGCAATAATCTAGCGTTTGAAATGACCGCCGAAGCCTCGCGGCCCGGCGTGCAACTGAGCGCTGTCGTGCGCGACTCGCCCGCTTACGCGCGCGCGATGCTGGCGCTGCACCGCGTGGTTTCCAGTGATTTGCGTTTCACCGCGAAAGACAACAGCGCCTATCAGGAATGGGTTCAGGCGCGTTATCTCGAAATGATCGAGGATGTTCACGCCGCTCGGCTCCACGCCCTGCCCGAACAGCGCCGCGAGTTGGAAGCGCTGCGCGGAACAATCGGGCCGCTGCAAAAACGGGCGCAGGAGCTCTACAAGCAACTGCCCGAAAACGAGTTATGGAACGCCAAGCGCAAGTATTGGAAATATTTGTGGGAACACAACAAAGCGCTGTGGATGCTGCTCGATCCGGTCGTTTCAGTTCATCCCGACGCGGTGCTTTTTGAAGTGTTTTCGCTCGATGAATCGTCGTATGGCCGCGTCGTGGTGCCGATGGAAAAGCTCGATAGCTTTGGCGAAACGCAGTTCGGCACGACCAACGTCGATTTCTCGCAGCGCCTCGCCGACGAACTCAAGCGCGTGCGCTCCTATCGACCGGCGATGCTCGATGTCGGCGCGGCGGGCGTCAGCGTCGCAACAACAGCGGGTGCGCAATACGAAAAGAAAATCGACTTGCCGCCTTCGTGGGTGCGCGGCTTTTTGCAGGTGCAATCGGCAGCGGGAATGCCCGGCGAGAAGGTGACGCTTTCGGCTTCGACGGTCGCTGAAGTCCTCGCCGTTTTGCACGAACGTCGCGAAAAGAACGGCCCGCGCTCGATTCGCTTCCGTCTCGCGCCGAACGAGTTTCCTGTCCTTGTTCTCGATCCGTGGGACATCGAAATTCCCGAACGCGCGTTTCGCTGGACGGGCGAAAGCGCGCAGGAAATTCGCATCTGGGGGCGGCGGCGCCTTTTCACTTTTGAAGAAATGCTGCCCTTCGCCGACCGCGTCGAGGTGAAGTTGCTCGGAAGCGGAATGCCATCGTATTGGACGGTTGCCGAAAAAGACGGCGGCCATCGTTTTGAACTGGGCCTCAGCGGCTGGACGGAAAACGATTGGTCTTCAGCGGCGCGCTTCGATTTGCTGGCGTCGCTGCGCTCGGTTTCGTCGGGCGATGTGGAGTTGGCCGCGTCACAACTGGAAAGCGCGCTACGCTTGTCGCCCGACGAACTCGCGGCACGCAGCGATTTAGGCCGCGAGGCCGCAGGCGCGGCGTTGCAGCAGCTTTGCCGCGAAGGGCGCGCGCTGTTCGATATTGTGGGCAGCTTTTATCGCTGGCGTCAGCTGTTGCCGTTTCCGGTTCCGGCGAGTGAAGAAGACGGCAAATTGAAATCGGCGCGCGCGTGGATTGAAAGCGGCGATGTCAAAGCCAAAGAACTAAGAGACGACGTGCCCGAATTTTTACAGCGCTTCGCCGACAAAGGCTTGCGTTTGTTTGAAGCGAAAGTCAAAACGCCGGGCGGTAGCTTCGAGCCGACTGTCGGCATCGACCTCGATGGACGCGCCGCGTTTGCGCAATGCACCTGCGGCTACTTCCGCACCAACAAGCTGAAGAAGGGGCCCTGCGGACACATTCTGGCTGCGAGCGTGGTCGCGTCGCAGATTATGGCGCGCGGCACGCAAAACGTCGAACGTTTCAAAGACCAAACGTGGGTTTTCACCGGCGCGCTCACGCTTTTCACACGCGAAGTCGCGGAAGCGACGATTGAAAATGGCGGCGGTAAAGCGGCGGGCAGTGTTTCTAAGAACACAACGTTTCTTGTGGCAGGAGAACGGGCCGGAAGCAAGCTCGCAAAAGCGCAAAGTCTGGGCGTGCCGGTTCTTTCGGAAAGCGAATTTATGCAGGTTCTCGACGGCACCGACCCGAACAGCATTATTAAGCAGCGCGCGTAG
- a CDS encoding reverse transcriptase family protein, whose amino-acid sequence MANENINWRDEIKKLGKSAFELREMERLGFWPPSEEARLKTQDAREEWQRVQEELAPLRKRERELQKTISEAGDVAALLDEARRTRIERVKREREERKVRRAAEATERAEKDKAWRCETLPHLGREVSLGLRYEGGDDEKLRVSNLPVFHSASEISAALAISPRRLAWLCYHRGATSIDHYRRWSVPKKRGGTRNLASPKPALRAAQDWILQNILAHVEVHEAAAAFRPNLHIGHNAARHAHAPNGPAVVIRLDLQDFFPSVTFVRVKRGFVSLGYNEGVASIFALLCTEAPRVGLALDGKTHHVALSQRSVPQGAPTSPALTNLLCRRLDARLTGIAAHFGFVYSRYADDLVFSSADEKANAPAMQNGALKVVEESGFVANDQKTAVLRSHRRQSVTGLVVNGANGDAAPRLSRRDLRNFRAFLHGYQTRGREAMTEQIGKDSLAYAQGYLSFIHMVNAEQEAKIRRDFPWLAAWHERA is encoded by the coding sequence ATGGCAAACGAAAACATTAACTGGCGCGACGAGATTAAGAAGCTGGGCAAAAGCGCCTTCGAATTGCGCGAAATGGAACGGCTCGGCTTCTGGCCGCCGAGCGAAGAAGCACGCCTAAAAACACAGGATGCCCGCGAAGAATGGCAGCGCGTTCAGGAAGAACTCGCGCCCTTGCGTAAGCGCGAACGCGAATTGCAAAAAACCATCAGCGAAGCGGGCGATGTCGCGGCGCTCCTCGACGAAGCGCGACGTACGCGCATCGAACGTGTCAAGCGCGAACGCGAAGAACGCAAAGTTCGCCGCGCTGCCGAAGCCACAGAACGCGCCGAGAAAGACAAAGCATGGCGCTGCGAAACGTTGCCGCATCTCGGGCGCGAAGTTTCGCTGGGGCTGCGCTACGAAGGTGGCGACGACGAAAAATTGCGCGTTTCGAACTTGCCGGTTTTCCATTCGGCATCAGAAATTTCGGCGGCTCTGGCAATCTCGCCGCGTCGATTGGCGTGGCTTTGCTACCATCGTGGCGCAACCAGCATCGACCATTATCGCCGCTGGAGCGTGCCGAAAAAGCGCGGCGGCACGCGCAATCTGGCGTCGCCCAAACCTGCGCTGCGCGCCGCACAAGATTGGATTCTGCAAAATATTCTGGCGCATGTTGAAGTTCACGAAGCAGCGGCGGCGTTTCGACCCAACTTGCACATCGGTCACAACGCGGCGCGTCACGCGCACGCGCCAAACGGCCCGGCTGTTGTCATTCGCCTCGATTTGCAGGATTTCTTTCCCTCAGTCACGTTTGTGCGCGTGAAACGAGGCTTCGTTTCGCTCGGCTATAACGAAGGCGTGGCCTCAATCTTCGCGCTGCTCTGTACCGAAGCGCCGCGCGTTGGCCTCGCACTCGATGGCAAAACGCATCACGTTGCTTTGTCGCAGCGCAGCGTGCCGCAGGGCGCGCCCACTTCGCCTGCGCTCACCAATTTGCTCTGCCGTCGTCTTGATGCCCGATTAACCGGAATAGCCGCGCATTTCGGTTTCGTTTATTCGCGCTATGCCGACGATCTGGTATTTTCCTCTGCCGACGAAAAGGCAAACGCTCCGGCAATGCAAAATGGCGCGCTCAAGGTCGTTGAAGAAAGCGGCTTTGTCGCGAACGACCAAAAAACTGCTGTTTTGCGCTCTCATCGCCGCCAGAGCGTGACCGGACTTGTCGTGAACGGAGCCAATGGCGATGCAGCGCCGCGTCTTTCGCGGCGCGATTTACGGAACTTCCGCGCGTTTCTGCACGGCTACCAAACGCGCGGTCGCGAAGCGATGACGGAGCAAATCGGCAAAGATTCTCTGGCTTACGCGCAGGGCTACCTTTCGTTTATTCACATGGTCAACGCCGAACAGGAAGCGAAGATTCGCCGCGATTTCCCGTGGCTCGCCGCGTGGCACGAACGCGCATGA
- a CDS encoding histidine phosphatase family protein has protein sequence MFQVILVRHGEVEGNSGPRPTFAGWTDKPLTSHGEAQARSVGERLAGERISLVWSSDLQRAHRTAQEIAAPHGLEVQAMPALREVNYGAWESLGHEEIHRDWAEHWAKRLADPLGVAPPEGENYAALWARLEPAWHEFLREADSATQQVRSDSTVLPSAVLVAHNGPLRLLLCHILGIPVENYRRLQTSNCGISRLKIDKPDAREIVVTCVNDTSHLHLI, from the coding sequence GTGTTTCAAGTAATTCTGGTGCGTCATGGCGAAGTCGAAGGCAACAGCGGGCCACGTCCGACATTTGCGGGCTGGACCGATAAGCCCTTGACGTCGCATGGCGAAGCCCAGGCGCGCTCTGTCGGCGAACGCTTGGCTGGCGAACGTATTTCTCTCGTATGGAGCAGCGATTTGCAACGCGCGCATCGCACCGCGCAAGAAATTGCCGCGCCACATGGTCTGGAAGTTCAGGCGATGCCCGCATTGCGCGAAGTGAATTACGGCGCATGGGAAAGTCTGGGACACGAGGAAATTCACCGCGACTGGGCCGAGCACTGGGCGAAACGACTGGCCGATCCGCTGGGCGTTGCGCCGCCCGAAGGCGAAAATTACGCTGCTTTATGGGCGCGATTGGAACCGGCGTGGCACGAGTTTCTGCGGGAAGCCGATAGTGCAACGCAACAGGTAAGGTCGGATTCGACCGTACTTCCAAGTGCGGTTTTAGTGGCGCACAACGGGCCGTTGCGTTTGCTGTTGTGCCACATTTTAGGAATTCCGGTCGAGAATTACCGGCGGTTGCAAACGAGTAACTGCGGAATTTCGCGATTAAAAATTGACAAACCTGATGCACGCGAAATCGTTGTAACGTGCGTGAACGATACTTCACACTTGCATCTTATTTAG